The Halobacillus amylolyticus nucleotide sequence TGGTGAAAAAGAGTTAGGTGGACGTGGTGTATCCTATTGTGCAGTTTGTGATGGGGCATTTTTCCGTGATAAAGAACTTGTCGTCGTAGGCGGCGGAGATTCAGCCGTTGAAGAAGGGGTTTATCTTACACGCTTCGCCAGCAAAGTAACGATTGTTCACCGTCGTGATGAACTCCGTGCCCAGAAGATTCTTCAAGACCGTGCTTTTGACAATGATAAGATTGATTTCATTTGGGACACGGTCGTGAAAACGATCAATGATAAAGACGGAAAAGTGGGCAGTGTTACACTTTATAATAATAAAACAAACGAAGAGTATGAATTTGAAACAGATGGCGCCTTTATTTATATCGGTATGATTCCGCTCAGTAAACCGTTTGTAAGCCTTGGAGTTACAAACGAACAAGGCTATATTGAAACAGATGAAAAAATGGAAACTAAAGTACCAGGTGTTTTTGCAGCAGGAGATATTCGTGAAAAAGAGTTACGCCAAATCGTAACAGCGACAGGTGATGGCAGTATTGCTGCCCAGTCTGCTCAGCATTATATTGAGAACTTGTTAGAGGAGCTAAAAGCAGTTAAATAAAAAGTAACTCCATCTTAACTCTCCTGTAACACGCATGAAACATTGATGGGGTACAATATAAGTGATTAATTGACCCCCTTTTAATAGATAAATCTCTATTAAGACACAGGTGTTTATCACCTGTGTCTTTTTTTTGTGTGCTTTTTGATGAGCTGAATTCAACATACCAAGCAAGCACGTGTTTTTTCAAAGAGGCATAACATTGTAGCGATAGACGTATTCATTGTATAATAGACAAAGAATGCCCTCTAGAGAAAAATGAGGTGACAAGACGTGCAACGTGTTGCAAATTGTATATTACGAATAGATAACCAAGTTTTAATGTTAAAGAAGCCGAGGCGTGGATGGTATGTCGCTCCTGGCGGTAAAATGGAAGCAGGAGAGAATATCAAAGACTCCGTCGTACGTGAATTTAAAGAAGAAACTGGATTGCAAATTAAAGATCCCAAGCTAAAAGGGTCATTCACCTTTATCATGAGGGAACAGGATAAAACGGTTCAAGAATGGATGATGTTTACCTTCCATACTACGGATTATCAAGGAGAGCTTTTAGAAGTGAGTGAAGAGGGTCAGCTTGAATGGGTAGCTGTAGAAGAGGTGCTTAATAAGCCAATGGCAGAAGGGGATCGTTATATTTTCAAACACATTTTATCAAGTGAAGAACAAGTGTATGGAACATTTGTGTATACGACAGATTTTAAACTGATAGATCAAGACCTTGATCCGTCTCGACCTATGTAGTAAGGAGCGAAGGCTAATGGCAGAAAAAGAAAATAATACCCAACTCGTTATCATTACTGGAATGTCTGGCGCAGGAAAAACCGTTGCGATACAAAGCTTCGAGGATTTAGGCTTTTTTTGTGTAGATAATCTGCCGCCGGCTCTTTTACCTAAATTTCTGGATTTAATGAAAGATTCAACAAATAATATCAAAAACGTGGCTCTTGTAATGGATTTAAGAGGACGTGAATTTTTTGATGCGTTATTTGATGCATTAGACCGTTTGGGCAAAGAAGAATGGCTGGATAGTCACATTCTTTTCCTGGATGCAGAGGATCAATCGCTCGTTTCCCGTTATAAGGAAACGAGACGTTCGCATCCATTAGCTCAAGATGGACTTCCGCTAGAAGGCATTCGTCAGGAGCGGAAGATGCTGGATGAACTCAGGGGTCGCGCACAAACGCTTATTAATACATCAAGCTTGAAACCAAAGGAATTAAGAGAACGAATTCTCGACCGTTATAAGGCCCAAAAGCATCAAGTGTTTTCCGTGCAGATGGTTTCTTTTGGATTTAAGTATGGTGTCCCAATTGATGCAGACTTAATGTTTGATGTACGCTTTTTGCCTAACCCGCATTACGTTGAAAATATGCGTCCGCTGACAGGACTGAATACAGAAGTATCCTCGTACGTATTCAAGTGGTCAGATACTCAGAAGTTTCTTGAAAAGCTTAAGGATCTGCTGCAGTTCATGCTTCCACAGTATAAACGAGAAGGGAAGAGCCAACTCGTAGTAGCGATTGGGTGTACGGGTGGACAACACCGCTCCGTTGCATTAGCTGAGTATCTCTCTAACTATTTTTCAAGTGACTTTGTGACACATGTTACGCATCGAGACATCGACAAAAGAAAGGGTTTGTAAACCATGGATCGTCTTAAAAAGCCCAGGGTTGTAGTCATTGGCGGAGGAACGGGGATGCCTGTTTTATTAAGGGGGCTTAAATACTTCCCTATTGATTTATCTGCCATTGTGACCGTTGCAGATGATGGGGGGAGCTCAGGGAGATTAAGAGATGAACTTTCCATCCCTGCACCCGGCGATATAAGAAACGTTCTGGCGGCCTTGTCGGATGCAGAACCTATGCTGCTTGATTTATTTCAACATCGTTTTGCAAACGGTAATGGACTGTCCGGCCACTCGATGGGAAACCTGCTATTAGCTGCTATGACGTCAATGACGGGCGACTTTTACCACGGTGTTAAAGAAATTTCACGTGTGTTAAATGTGAAAGGGAATATCTATCCGATTGCCAATCACTCTATGAACCTTCATGCAGAAATGGAAGATGGTACTCTTGTGACAGGTGAATCAAACATTCCTAAAGTGAATAAGCGCATCAAACGCGTGTATGTCAGTCCTTTACCTATTCAACCTCTCCCAGAAGCAATGGAGGCAATAGCATCGGCTGATTTAATCGTTATTGCACCAGGAAGCTTGTACACAAGCATATTACCAAATATTATTATTCCTGAGATTGGTCAGGCGCTAAGGGAAACAAACGCGAAGGTGACATACGTTTGCAATGTGATGACACAAGCGGGAGAAACATCAGGTTACACAGCGGCTGATCATGTGAAAACCTTACATGATCATGTAGGAGAAGGCTGTATCCATTCAGTTATTGTTCATAATAAACCGATTGGGCAAAATATGAGAAAAGTTTACGCTGAAGAAAATGCAGAGCCAGTCCATTATGATATGGATCGTATTAAAGCAATGGGGTTGAGAATTATTGAAGAAGACATCATTGATAGAAGTCAGTCAACGATCCGTCATGATACAAATAAACTAGCTCATTTGCTTCATTCATTATTATAGATTTTCTTTTGTAAAAGTAAAAAGTCTGCGTGTTGTGGTTTTAATGACCCTTCACGCTTTTCAAATGTATAGCCTAGAGGCACAAAGACCTTCTAGGTATAAGCGATTCAACCGTAGCTCTACAAGGTGTGTTAAGTAGGGGCGGTATGTTTTTGTGGGGACAGACCTTACACAACATAGGGCCGTTTGTGTTGAAACATCTCCGACACACGCGCCCATCTTAGTCGAACTTTCATAAAACGTGTCTACAAGGTCGCTTGCAATTTTCTTAAATAGGGGGTGTACATCCGTGTCGTTTGCATCAGAGATTAAAAAGGAATTAACGAACGTTGAAGCAGATGAGAGCAGTAATGAATCAGAATTGGCAGCTCTTGTCCGTATGAATGGGACATTTTCATTATCAAATCAGTCCTACTTGTTGGATATCCAAACAGAGAACGCCGCCATTGCCAGGCGTATTTA carries:
- the trxB gene encoding thioredoxin-disulfide reductase, producing the protein MTEERIYDVIIAGAGPAGMTAAVYTSRANLDTLMIERGIPGGQMANTEDVENYPGFDHILGPDLSNKMFDHAKKFGAEYAYGDIKEVIEGKEYKTVIAGNKQYKTRSLIITTGAQYKALGVDGEKELGGRGVSYCAVCDGAFFRDKELVVVGGGDSAVEEGVYLTRFASKVTIVHRRDELRAQKILQDRAFDNDKIDFIWDTVVKTINDKDGKVGSVTLYNNKTNEEYEFETDGAFIYIGMIPLSKPFVSLGVTNEQGYIETDEKMETKVPGVFAAGDIREKELRQIVTATGDGSIAAQSAQHYIENLLEELKAVK
- a CDS encoding 8-oxo-dGTP diphosphatase, which codes for MQRVANCILRIDNQVLMLKKPRRGWYVAPGGKMEAGENIKDSVVREFKEETGLQIKDPKLKGSFTFIMREQDKTVQEWMMFTFHTTDYQGELLEVSEEGQLEWVAVEEVLNKPMAEGDRYIFKHILSSEEQVYGTFVYTTDFKLIDQDLDPSRPM
- the rapZ gene encoding RNase adapter RapZ; protein product: MAEKENNTQLVIITGMSGAGKTVAIQSFEDLGFFCVDNLPPALLPKFLDLMKDSTNNIKNVALVMDLRGREFFDALFDALDRLGKEEWLDSHILFLDAEDQSLVSRYKETRRSHPLAQDGLPLEGIRQERKMLDELRGRAQTLINTSSLKPKELRERILDRYKAQKHQVFSVQMVSFGFKYGVPIDADLMFDVRFLPNPHYVENMRPLTGLNTEVSSYVFKWSDTQKFLEKLKDLLQFMLPQYKREGKSQLVVAIGCTGGQHRSVALAEYLSNYFSSDFVTHVTHRDIDKRKGL
- a CDS encoding gluconeogenesis factor YvcK family protein, translating into MDRLKKPRVVVIGGGTGMPVLLRGLKYFPIDLSAIVTVADDGGSSGRLRDELSIPAPGDIRNVLAALSDAEPMLLDLFQHRFANGNGLSGHSMGNLLLAAMTSMTGDFYHGVKEISRVLNVKGNIYPIANHSMNLHAEMEDGTLVTGESNIPKVNKRIKRVYVSPLPIQPLPEAMEAIASADLIVIAPGSLYTSILPNIIIPEIGQALRETNAKVTYVCNVMTQAGETSGYTAADHVKTLHDHVGEGCIHSVIVHNKPIGQNMRKVYAEENAEPVHYDMDRIKAMGLRIIEEDIIDRSQSTIRHDTNKLAHLLHSLL